In Curtobacterium sp. L6-1, a genomic segment contains:
- a CDS encoding winged helix-turn-helix transcriptional regulator, translating into MLDEPRDPPAPVRPRERAVPGMSDRVLTERLGEFVDLGLVSRTVSDDGPVRYELTERGAAMRPAITELTRWAAQNLSPTDGV; encoded by the coding sequence GTGCTGGACGAGCCGCGTGATCCGCCAGCCCCGGTCCGACCGAGAGAGCGCGCCGTCCCCGGGATGAGTGACCGGGTCCTCACCGAGCGGCTCGGCGAGTTCGTCGACCTCGGGTTGGTCTCGCGCACGGTGTCGGACGACGGGCCGGTCAGGTACGAACTGACGGAGCGCGGCGCTGCCATGCGGCCGGCGATCACGGAACTCACGCGGTGGGCGGCGCAGAACCTGAGCCCGACCGACGGGGTGTGA
- a CDS encoding GntR family transcriptional regulator — translation MPVSPKRRLVADALRDAIATGRYATGQRLPGEHDLAERFAVSRGTVRAALADLADEEYIAIHGGIGSVVTFDGAALDPRSGWARSLEATGTEVAVRVLRIAAVSAPALAAELGLDDADFVAVDRVRHVVGGPDISLERSLVPPVGRLARAVDEGLVDGSLTATIAETGLVPALAEQWVDVLPLTEEDAVLLHRTAGEPFLHSRRVSRTADGTFVEAVDSLLDPSRFRIHMTFGSAR, via the coding sequence ATGCCCGTTTCACCGAAGCGACGCCTCGTCGCCGACGCCCTGCGCGACGCGATCGCGACCGGTCGGTACGCGACGGGCCAGCGCCTCCCCGGCGAGCACGACCTGGCCGAGCGGTTCGCCGTCAGCCGGGGCACCGTCCGCGCCGCGCTCGCCGACCTGGCCGACGAGGAGTACATCGCCATCCACGGCGGCATCGGCTCGGTCGTCACCTTCGACGGTGCCGCGCTCGATCCGCGCAGCGGATGGGCCCGCTCGCTCGAGGCGACCGGGACGGAGGTCGCCGTCCGCGTCCTCCGCATCGCCGCCGTGAGCGCCCCGGCCCTCGCCGCGGAGCTCGGGCTCGACGACGCCGACTTCGTCGCCGTCGACCGCGTCCGCCACGTGGTCGGTGGTCCGGACATCTCCCTGGAACGCAGCCTGGTGCCGCCGGTCGGGAGGCTCGCCCGCGCCGTCGACGAGGGTCTGGTCGACGGGTCGCTCACCGCCACGATCGCGGAGACGGGCCTCGTGCCGGCGCTCGCCGAGCAGTGGGTCGACGTGCTCCCGCTGACGGAGGAGGACGCGGTGCTCCTCCACAGGACGGCGGGGGAGCCGTTCCTCCACAGCCGACGCGTCTCGCGCACGGCCGACGGCACCTTCGTCGAGGCTGTCGACAGCCTGCTCGACCCGAGCCGGTTCCGCATCCACATGACGTTCGGGAGCGCACGATGA